From Dissulfurirhabdus thermomarina, a single genomic window includes:
- a CDS encoding aconitate hydratase, with the protein MGLTVTEKIIADHLVEGEMTPGSPIALRIDQTLTQDATGTMAYLEFEAIGLDRVRTELSVSYVDHNLLQSDFRNADDHRFLQSIAARYGVHFSRPGNGICHQVHFERFAVPGKTLLGSDSHTPTAGGCGMLAMGAGGLDVAMAMAGQPFHLRMPEVVGVRLVGALRPWVSAKDVILELLRRLTVKGGVGKVMEYFGPGLSGLSATDRAAIANLGTELGATGTVFPSDEVTRAFLAAQDRERDWRPLAADPDADYAEVIEVDLSALEPMVACPSSPDNVVPVREVAGRPVAQVLVGSCANSSLRDIAVVARALEGRTVHEWVSLEVNPGSRQVLENADAEGHLRTLIHAGARIQQCGCLGCIGMGQAPPTGGVSLRTFTRNFPGRSGTKDDQVYLCSPETAVAAAIRGVITDPRELGAAPEIRLPARYIINDAGILPPPADGSGVEVLRGPNIRPLPEFDVLPEDLDLEVLLKVGDNITTDHIMPAGSRVLPLRSNVPAISRFVFESVDPSFAERAERAGGGIVVGGDNYGQGSSREHAALAPRYLGVRAKLAKGFARIHKANLVNFGIVPMTFADPADYDRVRQGDRLAIPGLRRALLAGAETVTVRLGGGGTFDVRLDLGERDRRILAEGSLLGWVRARLAAEAG; encoded by the coding sequence ATGGGCCTCACCGTCACCGAGAAGATCATCGCCGACCACCTCGTGGAGGGGGAGATGACCCCGGGGAGCCCCATCGCCCTCCGGATCGACCAGACCCTCACCCAGGACGCCACCGGCACCATGGCCTACCTCGAGTTCGAGGCCATCGGGCTCGACCGGGTCCGCACGGAGCTCTCGGTGAGCTACGTGGACCACAACCTCCTCCAGTCCGACTTCCGCAACGCCGACGACCACCGCTTCCTCCAGTCCATCGCGGCCCGCTACGGTGTCCATTTCTCCCGCCCCGGCAACGGGATCTGTCACCAGGTGCACTTCGAGCGCTTCGCCGTGCCCGGGAAGACCCTCCTCGGCTCGGACAGCCACACCCCCACCGCCGGCGGCTGCGGTATGCTGGCCATGGGGGCCGGCGGGCTCGACGTGGCCATGGCCATGGCCGGCCAGCCCTTCCACCTGCGGATGCCGGAGGTGGTGGGGGTGCGCCTCGTCGGGGCGCTCCGGCCCTGGGTCTCGGCCAAGGACGTGATCCTCGAGCTGCTCCGGCGCCTCACCGTCAAAGGGGGCGTGGGCAAGGTCATGGAGTACTTCGGGCCCGGGCTCTCCGGGCTCTCCGCCACGGACCGGGCCGCCATCGCCAACCTGGGGACCGAGCTCGGGGCCACCGGCACGGTCTTCCCCTCCGACGAGGTCACCCGGGCCTTCCTGGCGGCCCAGGACCGGGAACGGGACTGGCGGCCGCTCGCCGCCGACCCCGACGCCGACTACGCCGAGGTGATCGAGGTCGATCTCTCGGCCCTGGAACCCATGGTCGCCTGTCCCTCCTCCCCGGACAACGTGGTCCCCGTCCGCGAGGTGGCGGGGCGGCCCGTGGCCCAGGTCCTGGTGGGCTCTTGCGCCAACTCCTCGCTCCGGGACATCGCCGTGGTGGCCCGGGCCCTCGAGGGCCGGACCGTCCACGAGTGGGTCAGCCTCGAGGTCAACCCCGGCAGCCGCCAGGTCCTGGAGAACGCCGACGCCGAGGGCCACCTCCGCACCCTCATCCACGCCGGCGCCCGGATCCAGCAGTGCGGGTGCCTCGGCTGCATCGGCATGGGCCAGGCGCCGCCGACGGGCGGGGTCTCGCTCCGGACCTTCACCCGGAACTTCCCCGGGCGCAGCGGCACCAAGGACGACCAGGTCTACCTCTGCAGCCCCGAGACCGCCGTGGCGGCGGCCATCCGGGGGGTCATCACCGACCCGAGGGAGCTCGGGGCGGCCCCGGAGATCCGGCTCCCCGCCCGCTACATCATCAACGACGCGGGGATCCTGCCGCCCCCGGCCGACGGGAGCGGGGTCGAGGTCCTCAGGGGGCCCAACATCCGGCCCCTGCCCGAGTTCGACGTCCTGCCGGAGGACCTCGACCTGGAGGTGCTCCTCAAGGTGGGCGACAACATCACCACCGATCACATCATGCCCGCCGGGAGCCGCGTCCTCCCCCTCCGCAGCAACGTCCCGGCCATCAGCCGGTTCGTATTCGAGTCGGTGGACCCCTCCTTCGCGGAGCGGGCGGAGCGGGCCGGCGGCGGCATCGTGGTGGGCGGCGACAACTACGGGCAGGGCTCCTCCCGGGAGCACGCCGCCCTCGCCCCCCGCTACCTCGGCGTCCGGGCGAAGCTGGCCAAGGGCTTCGCCCGCATCCACAAGGCCAACCTCGTCAACTTCGGCATCGTGCCCATGACCTTCGCGGACCCGGCCGACTACGACCGGGTGCGCCAGGGCGACCGCCTCGCCATCCCCGGCCTCCGGAGGGCGCTCCTGGCCGGGGCCGAGACCGTGACGGTCCGCCTCGGCGGCGGCGGGACCTTCGATGTCCGCCTGGACCTCGGGGAACGGGACCGCCGGATCCTCGCCGAGGGGAGCCTCCTCGGATGGGTCCGGGCCCGCCTGGCCGCCGAGGCCGGATGA
- a CDS encoding universal stress protein has product MADVKNILFPVDFTESSLKVLPYARLLTEKFGAKLHLIYVIRGPEQYTGFELGSAWFSTYESELRKGAAKAMENFVDEHLHDAPPASASVVMGDIVDEILKKAEEVDADLVVVGTHGRKGLEKMVFGSVAEGVVRRAACPVLTVNPFKQR; this is encoded by the coding sequence ATGGCGGACGTGAAGAACATCCTCTTCCCCGTCGACTTCACCGAGAGTTCCCTCAAGGTCCTTCCCTACGCGCGGCTCCTGACCGAGAAGTTCGGCGCCAAGCTCCACCTCATCTACGTGATCCGGGGCCCCGAACAGTACACGGGCTTCGAGCTCGGTTCGGCCTGGTTCAGCACCTACGAGTCCGAGCTCCGCAAGGGCGCCGCCAAGGCCATGGAGAACTTCGTGGACGAACACCTCCACGACGCCCCGCCCGCCTCCGCCAGCGTGGTCATGGGCGACATCGTGGACGAGATCCTCAAGAAGGCCGAAGAGGTGGACGCCGACCTGGTGGTGGTGGGCACCCACGGCCGAAAGGGCCTCGAGAAGATGGTCTTCGGCAGCGTGGCCGAGGGCGTCGTCCGGCGCGCCGCCTGCCCGGTCCTCACGGTGAACCCCTTCAAGCAGCGCTGA
- a CDS encoding CBS domain-containing protein gives MTTAPKTPDVLVTTHVNADFDAVASAMAAARLHPGAVVVLPGSTERTIRRFLERPSAPPIPLARLREVDLAAVRRLVVVDTRSRGRIGPLADLLDDPRVAVTVFDHHGPAPDDIPAAEIHERPVGANTTLMVALLRERGLAVTPEEATLLSLGIYEDTGSFTFVSTTPADLEAAAWTLEMGADLKVVSDHLGPRLTPQHVALLNDLLETAATYTLSGIPVTVAKTAIPGYLEDFAVLVHELMDMEKLRVLFALAFMEDRVLVVGRSREERVDAGRVLKALGGGGHPSAASATLRGATLAEAEERLLAELHRQLGTQPRVRDVMSYPVLSLPPETPISEVHDALTRYGITVIPLVEEGRILGIISRRTVEKAIYHGLAHLPAREYMTTEFQAAAPSDPLDRVQDLIVQGRQRFVPVVEDGRLVGVMTRTDLLQILSGDAARRPEPLVEGRGQQKNVAALLRERIPAGVVDLLREGGEVAEALGFQVYVVGGFVRDLLLREPNLDVDLVVEGDGIAFARELAARRGGRVRPHEKFGTAVVVLPDGFKVDVATARWEYYEYPAAMPTVALSSIKLDLYRRDFTINTLAVKLNPREFGLLVDFFGGQRDLKDKVIRVLHSLSFVEDPTRVFRAVRFEQRFGFTIGKHTLRLIRNAVRLNVFQRLSGPRLRNEIRHILDEPDPVPALARLEELQVLPVLHPGLRLDKETREVLARTYDVLAWYELLYRPERPRRWALHLLALASGLPGEARAALMERLALAGDRHRVFTRGPAEARERATAADREGLRDSELFALFHGREIEEVLLALVLARSERARRRISRFITDLQDVRPHLRGGDLLALGHRPGPVIGRILERLLAARLDGEVTTREEELALVRREFPAP, from the coding sequence TTGACCACCGCCCCCAAGACCCCGGACGTCCTCGTCACCACCCACGTCAACGCGGACTTCGACGCGGTGGCCTCCGCCATGGCGGCGGCCCGGCTCCACCCCGGCGCCGTGGTGGTCCTGCCCGGATCCACGGAGCGGACCATCCGGCGCTTCCTCGAGCGCCCCTCGGCGCCGCCCATCCCCCTGGCCCGGCTCCGAGAGGTGGACCTGGCCGCCGTGCGCCGCCTGGTGGTGGTGGACACCCGGAGCCGGGGGCGCATCGGGCCCCTGGCGGACCTCCTGGACGATCCCCGGGTGGCGGTGACGGTCTTCGACCACCACGGACCGGCCCCCGACGACATCCCCGCGGCGGAGATCCACGAGCGGCCCGTGGGCGCCAACACCACCCTCATGGTGGCCCTCCTCCGGGAACGGGGGCTCGCGGTCACCCCCGAGGAGGCCACCCTCCTCTCCCTGGGGATCTACGAGGACACCGGCTCCTTCACCTTCGTCTCCACCACGCCGGCGGACCTCGAGGCCGCGGCCTGGACCCTGGAGATGGGGGCGGATCTCAAGGTCGTCTCCGACCACCTCGGCCCCCGCCTCACCCCCCAGCACGTGGCGCTCCTGAACGACCTCCTCGAGACCGCCGCCACCTACACCCTCTCGGGCATCCCGGTCACCGTGGCCAAGACCGCCATCCCGGGCTACCTCGAGGACTTCGCGGTCCTGGTCCACGAGCTCATGGACATGGAGAAGCTCCGGGTCCTCTTCGCCCTGGCCTTCATGGAGGACCGCGTCCTGGTGGTGGGCCGGAGCCGGGAGGAGCGGGTGGACGCGGGCCGGGTGCTCAAGGCCCTCGGCGGCGGGGGCCATCCCTCGGCCGCCTCCGCCACCCTGCGCGGCGCCACCCTGGCCGAGGCGGAAGAGCGGCTGCTCGCCGAGCTCCACCGCCAGCTCGGCACCCAGCCCAGGGTCCGGGACGTCATGTCGTACCCCGTGCTCTCCCTGCCGCCGGAGACCCCCATCTCCGAGGTCCACGACGCCCTGACCCGCTACGGCATCACCGTGATCCCCCTGGTGGAGGAGGGGCGGATCCTGGGCATCATCTCCCGGCGGACCGTGGAGAAGGCCATCTACCACGGGCTCGCGCACCTGCCCGCCCGGGAATACATGACCACGGAATTCCAGGCGGCGGCCCCCTCGGACCCCCTAGACCGGGTCCAGGACCTCATCGTCCAGGGGCGCCAGCGCTTCGTGCCCGTGGTGGAGGACGGCCGGCTGGTGGGAGTCATGACCCGGACGGACCTCCTCCAGATCCTGAGCGGGGACGCGGCCCGCCGGCCCGAGCCCCTGGTGGAGGGCCGGGGCCAGCAGAAGAACGTGGCCGCCCTCCTCCGGGAGCGGATCCCCGCCGGGGTCGTGGACCTCCTCCGGGAAGGCGGCGAGGTGGCCGAGGCCCTGGGATTCCAGGTCTACGTGGTGGGCGGCTTCGTCCGGGACCTCCTCCTCAGGGAGCCCAACCTCGACGTGGACCTCGTGGTGGAAGGCGACGGGATCGCCTTCGCCCGGGAGCTGGCGGCGCGGCGCGGGGGCCGGGTCCGGCCCCACGAGAAGTTCGGCACCGCCGTGGTGGTGCTCCCCGACGGCTTCAAGGTGGACGTCGCCACCGCCCGCTGGGAATACTACGAGTACCCGGCCGCCATGCCCACGGTGGCCCTCTCGTCCATCAAGCTCGACCTCTACCGGCGCGACTTCACCATCAACACCCTGGCGGTCAAGCTGAACCCGAGGGAATTCGGCCTCCTGGTGGACTTCTTCGGCGGGCAGCGGGATCTCAAGGATAAGGTCATCCGGGTCCTCCACAGCCTGAGCTTCGTGGAGGACCCCACCCGGGTCTTCCGGGCGGTGCGCTTCGAGCAGCGCTTCGGGTTCACCATCGGCAAGCACACCCTCCGGCTCATCCGGAACGCCGTCCGGTTGAACGTCTTCCAGCGCCTGTCCGGCCCGCGGCTCCGGAACGAGATCCGGCACATCCTCGACGAGCCGGACCCGGTCCCCGCCCTGGCCCGCCTGGAAGAGCTCCAGGTCCTCCCGGTCCTCCACCCGGGGCTCCGGCTGGACAAGGAGACCCGGGAAGTCCTCGCCCGCACCTACGACGTCCTGGCCTGGTACGAGCTCCTCTACCGGCCGGAACGCCCCCGGCGCTGGGCCCTCCACCTGCTCGCCCTCGCCTCGGGCCTCCCCGGCGAGGCCCGGGCCGCCCTCATGGAACGGCTAGCCCTGGCGGGTGACCGGCACCGGGTCTTCACCCGCGGTCCCGCCGAAGCCCGGGAGCGGGCGACGGCCGCCGACCGGGAAGGGCTCCGTGACAGCGAGCTTTTCGCCCTCTTCCACGGCCGCGAGATCGAGGAGGTCCTCCTCGCCCTGGTCCTGGCGAGATCCGAGCGGGCGCGCCGGCGGATCTCCCGTTTCATCACCGACCTCCAGGACGTGCGCCCGCATCTGCGGGGCGGCGACCTCCTGGCCCTCGGGCACCGGCCGGGGCCGGTCATCGGCCGGATCCTGGAGCGCCTGCTGGCGGCCCGGCTGGACGGCGAGGTCACCACCCGGGAGGAGGAGCTGGCGCTCGTCCGACGGGAATTCCCCGCCCCCTGA
- a CDS encoding cytochrome c3 family protein, with amino-acid sequence MPRPPRISRSLLALVFLLGTTPAGPAGAGAGPVLSVQDCAKCHKEAPRDIESGGGAHKSEVTCLDCHDGHPPEKREIIPACSRCHADGAHFQVKGCLGCHRNPHTPLEITLEGNATAACMTCHEEPGVQLRDFKSFHSTMTCNACHRRHGLVPRCLDCHEPHAPAMVQADCTRCHRAHMPLQVAYAPDLPAALCAACHEEKAALLAAGGTRHKDLGCAKCHQAKHKMVPKCADCHGVPHPAGILAKFPRCEDCHKDAHDLNHWTVARAAPAATPKP; translated from the coding sequence ATGCCACGCCCGCCCCGGATATCGAGGTCTCTCCTCGCGCTCGTCTTTCTGCTGGGCACGACGCCCGCCGGCCCGGCCGGGGCCGGCGCCGGCCCCGTGCTCTCGGTGCAGGACTGCGCCAAGTGCCACAAGGAGGCCCCGAGGGACATCGAGAGCGGCGGCGGCGCCCACAAGAGCGAAGTCACCTGCCTCGACTGCCACGACGGCCACCCGCCGGAAAAACGGGAGATCATCCCGGCGTGCAGCCGCTGCCACGCCGACGGCGCCCACTTCCAGGTCAAGGGCTGCCTCGGCTGCCACCGCAACCCCCACACGCCCCTCGAGATCACCCTCGAGGGCAACGCCACCGCGGCCTGCATGACCTGCCACGAGGAGCCCGGCGTCCAGCTCCGGGACTTCAAGAGCTTCCACAGCACCATGACCTGCAACGCCTGCCATCGCCGGCACGGGCTGGTGCCCCGGTGCCTCGACTGCCACGAGCCCCATGCCCCGGCCATGGTCCAGGCTGACTGCACCCGGTGCCACCGGGCCCACATGCCCCTCCAGGTGGCCTACGCCCCCGATCTCCCCGCCGCCCTCTGCGCAGCCTGCCACGAGGAGAAGGCGGCGCTGCTCGCCGCCGGCGGGACCCGCCACAAGGATCTCGGCTGCGCCAAGTGCCACCAGGCCAAGCACAAGATGGTGCCCAAATGCGCCGATTGCCACGGGGTGCCGCACCCCGCGGGCATCCTCGCCAAGTTCCCCCGGTGCGAGGACTGCCACAAGGACGCCCACGACCTCAACCACTGGACGGTGGCCCGGGCCGCCCCGGCCGCCACCCCGAAGCCGTGA
- a CDS encoding two-component system sensor histidine kinase NtrB: MIETTPRPATPSDAAERLRLLYRSARRMGTPDELDVLFGYLVEDIVEATGLERLVALSFDEERRLLETRVFYGFDGIRSETVFPLDRVDALLRKAYVDREPMNVLPPTEPPEDDESTVRYTLYREDFEGRRHQRRRHINLCLARALSPDQVPAAPPRAGVLRQCSLLTVSPAEVTADRLLGRSPNYLVLPICDETAFHGFVLGDKARTGATVTYEEARLAAAIADHSAAAIGRARKQNALLEKIARQNADLQRAHEHLTLKLEEIGRLKSFYESIVQNLRSGLVTVNQFMRITHLNKAAEEILGYRRQELMGRPLETLFASEIQGGCLFTEAVDDMEEHCGFLSEYEMRTRDGRVIPVEACLSTITDQAGEVSGMTCIFRDITERRLEEQRLARIDRLASLGELAAGIAHEIRNPLAGLAGALQVIAKDLRKDGGPPEEVLDEIFRQIGRLDGFVTNLLVFARPFQPRFSSVNVDEVIESALFLVSKKVRDKDIRVELDFGAGQPPVQGDPSLLQQVFLNLVLNAVDAMAPGGTLSIHTCWPEKAAACRRPACISPAGRDAAGTVRVVFRDTGHGIPAEALDAVFNPFYTTKSGGTGLGLAISHRFIEQHDGTIRVDSTPGEGTVFTICLPTRGEEAQHDRKQGTCGRR, encoded by the coding sequence ATGATCGAGACCACCCCCCGCCCCGCCACGCCCTCGGATGCCGCAGAGAGGCTCCGCCTGCTCTACCGGAGCGCCCGGCGCATGGGCACCCCCGACGAACTCGACGTCCTCTTCGGCTACCTGGTGGAAGACATCGTGGAGGCCACGGGCCTCGAACGGCTGGTGGCCCTCTCCTTCGACGAGGAGCGGCGGCTCCTCGAGACGCGGGTCTTCTACGGCTTCGACGGCATTCGGAGCGAGACCGTCTTCCCCCTCGACCGGGTGGACGCCCTGCTCCGCAAGGCCTATGTGGACCGAGAGCCCATGAACGTCCTGCCGCCCACCGAACCGCCGGAGGACGACGAAAGCACCGTCCGTTACACCCTCTACCGGGAAGACTTCGAGGGCCGCCGCCACCAGCGCCGCCGGCACATCAACCTCTGCCTCGCCCGGGCGCTGTCCCCCGACCAGGTGCCCGCCGCCCCGCCGCGGGCCGGGGTCCTTCGCCAGTGCTCCCTGCTCACGGTCTCCCCGGCCGAGGTCACCGCGGACCGGCTCCTGGGCCGGAGCCCGAACTACCTCGTCCTGCCCATCTGCGACGAGACCGCCTTCCACGGATTCGTGCTCGGCGACAAGGCCCGGACGGGCGCCACGGTCACCTACGAGGAGGCCCGGCTCGCCGCGGCCATCGCCGACCACTCCGCGGCGGCCATCGGGCGGGCCCGGAAGCAGAACGCCCTGCTGGAGAAGATCGCGCGGCAGAACGCCGATCTCCAGCGGGCCCACGAGCACCTCACCCTGAAGCTCGAGGAAATCGGGCGGCTCAAGAGTTTCTACGAGAGCATCGTCCAGAACCTCCGGAGCGGCCTCGTCACGGTGAACCAGTTCATGCGGATCACCCACCTCAACAAGGCCGCGGAGGAGATCCTCGGCTACCGGCGGCAGGAGCTGATGGGCCGGCCCCTGGAGACCCTCTTCGCCTCGGAGATCCAGGGCGGCTGTCTCTTCACGGAGGCGGTGGACGACATGGAGGAGCACTGCGGGTTCCTCTCCGAGTACGAGATGCGCACCCGGGACGGCCGGGTGATCCCGGTGGAGGCCTGCCTCTCCACCATCACCGACCAGGCCGGGGAGGTCTCCGGCATGACCTGCATCTTCCGGGACATCACCGAGCGCCGCCTCGAGGAACAGCGCCTGGCCCGGATCGACCGGCTGGCCTCCCTGGGGGAACTCGCCGCGGGGATCGCCCACGAGATCCGAAACCCCCTGGCCGGGCTGGCCGGCGCCCTCCAGGTCATCGCCAAGGACCTGCGCAAGGACGGGGGGCCGCCGGAGGAGGTCCTGGACGAGATCTTCCGCCAAATCGGCCGCCTGGACGGCTTCGTGACCAACCTCCTGGTCTTCGCCCGGCCCTTTCAGCCGCGCTTTTCCAGCGTCAACGTGGACGAGGTCATCGAGAGCGCCCTCTTCCTGGTCTCGAAGAAGGTCCGTGACAAGGACATCCGGGTGGAACTCGACTTCGGGGCCGGGCAGCCGCCCGTCCAGGGAGACCCGAGCCTCCTCCAGCAGGTGTTTCTGAACCTCGTCCTGAACGCCGTCGATGCCATGGCGCCGGGGGGGACCCTGTCCATCCACACCTGCTGGCCCGAAAAGGCCGCCGCCTGCCGGCGCCCGGCCTGCATCAGCCCGGCGGGCCGGGACGCCGCCGGCACCGTCCGGGTGGTCTTCCGCGACACCGGCCACGGCATCCCGGCGGAGGCCCTGGACGCCGTATTCAATCCCTTCTACACCACCAAGAGCGGGGGAACGGGGCTGGGACTGGCCATATCCCACCGTTTCATCGAGCAGCACGACGGCACCATCCGCGTGGACAGCACCCCGGGGGAGGGGACCGTGTTCACCATCTGCCTGCCGACGAGGGGGGAGGAGGCACAGCATGATCGGAAACAGGGTACTTGTGGTCGACGATGA
- a CDS encoding sigma-54-dependent transcriptional regulator yields MIGNRVLVVDDEKLVQWSLARTLTEAGYLCETAATGAEARKAFRAFGPDLVLLDVRLPDADGMDLLKDFKAVDQDLLVLMITAYADADSAVKALKLGADDYIGKPFDLDKIRHMVKQAFDKRVLKRRVQDCREELPRRYEYDNLIGNSPGMIEVFKMIKLCADTDTKTVLILGESGTGKELVARAVHYHSARAKAPFIEVNCAAIPEHLLENELFGHEKGAFTDAGARHRGIFEAAEGGTVFLDEIGDMPLPMQAKVLRFLDTKRYRRLGSEKDREANVRIIAATNQDLPALANEGRFRADLFFRLNVMTITLPPLRERKEDIPALVNYFLQCLNSEYGRSVEGVAPETMQFLLQYPWPGNVRELKNALERAMMMETGNLLRPTSLNYEIRSAEPSYNNGQGGPRSGSPPERPADPPAPAAPRFRLPPEGVNLEEVERSLIEQALEAAGGNQTRAAKLLGLTRDTLRYRMKKFHLFTRARTRRGRPPKDAPAAGEPKPAANGS; encoded by the coding sequence ATGATCGGAAACAGGGTACTTGTGGTCGACGATGAGAAGCTGGTCCAGTGGTCCCTGGCCCGCACGCTGACCGAGGCGGGCTACCTCTGCGAAACGGCCGCCACCGGTGCCGAGGCCCGGAAGGCCTTCCGGGCCTTCGGGCCGGACCTGGTCCTCCTGGACGTCCGCCTGCCGGACGCCGACGGGATGGACCTCCTCAAGGACTTCAAGGCGGTGGACCAGGACCTCCTGGTGCTCATGATCACCGCCTACGCCGACGCCGACTCGGCGGTGAAGGCTCTCAAGCTCGGGGCCGACGACTACATCGGCAAACCCTTCGACCTCGACAAGATCCGCCACATGGTGAAACAGGCCTTCGACAAGCGGGTCCTCAAGCGGCGCGTCCAGGACTGCCGCGAAGAGCTTCCGCGCCGCTACGAGTACGACAACCTCATCGGCAATTCCCCGGGCATGATCGAGGTCTTCAAGATGATCAAGCTCTGCGCGGACACCGACACCAAGACCGTGCTCATCCTCGGCGAGAGCGGCACCGGGAAGGAGCTGGTGGCCCGAGCCGTCCACTACCACAGCGCCCGGGCCAAGGCCCCCTTCATCGAGGTCAACTGCGCGGCCATCCCGGAGCACCTCCTGGAGAACGAGCTCTTCGGCCACGAGAAGGGCGCCTTCACCGACGCCGGGGCCCGGCACCGGGGCATCTTCGAGGCCGCCGAGGGGGGGACCGTCTTCCTGGACGAGATCGGGGACATGCCGCTGCCCATGCAGGCCAAGGTCCTCCGCTTCCTCGACACCAAGCGCTACCGCCGCCTCGGGAGCGAGAAGGACCGCGAGGCCAACGTCCGGATCATCGCCGCCACCAACCAGGACCTTCCCGCCCTGGCCAACGAGGGCCGGTTCCGCGCGGACCTCTTCTTCCGCCTCAACGTCATGACCATCACCCTGCCGCCCCTCCGGGAGCGGAAGGAGGACATCCCGGCCCTGGTGAACTACTTCCTCCAGTGCCTCAACAGCGAATACGGCCGGTCCGTGGAGGGCGTGGCCCCGGAGACCATGCAGTTCCTGCTCCAGTACCCCTGGCCCGGAAACGTCCGGGAGCTCAAGAACGCCCTGGAGCGCGCCATGATGATGGAGACCGGCAACCTCCTCAGGCCCACTTCCCTGAACTACGAGATCCGGAGCGCCGAGCCGAGTTACAACAACGGGCAGGGCGGCCCCCGGTCCGGTTCTCCGCCGGAACGGCCCGCGGACCCGCCGGCGCCGGCGGCGCCCCGGTTCCGCCTTCCCCCGGAGGGCGTCAACCTGGAGGAGGTGGAACGGAGCCTCATCGAGCAGGCCCTGGAGGCGGCCGGCGGCAACCAGACCCGGGCGGCGAAGCTCCTCGGTCTCACCCGCGACACCCTCCGGTACCGGATGAAGAAGTTCCACCTCTTCACCCGGGCCCGCACCCGGCGGGGTCGCCCCCCCAAGGACGCCCCAGCGGCCGGAGAGCCGAAGCCCGCCGCCAACGGATCGTAA
- a CDS encoding cytochrome c3 family protein yields MPRPPLRAAAAFAAAFLCALPGPGPAAAACVTGDCHAGLTRHRVLHPPAAEGECTACHEPTGAPHPGTGPPGFRTAGEGGAALCARCHEKRGTGKNVHDPVAAGDCTACHDPHGAETEGLVRAGPGGAPVCLDCHEAEAFTRAAVHGPVAAGDCTACHDPHESPEPALLRRKGPALCFGCHSDFAAALARAPVRHTALDRRGCTACHDPHSAAQGHLLRRPMPGLCFECHPAMERTYRSAAVKHKPLYREESCGTCHGAHYADAPGLLPEKELELCLGCHGKDDETRSHPLRNIRKEIKGKRHLHGPLAEGRCSPCHEPHGSDNFRLLTGPYPAAFYAPYADGTYGFCLRCHERNLLRFAETTLYTRFRDGKRNLHVRHTASGRKGRTCRACHAPHAADAPHLLADEGAPFGGWRIPLRFTPLPDGGRCAPGCHRPLSYSRSGKGAAGTGRGNTP; encoded by the coding sequence ATGCCGCGCCCGCCGCTTCGGGCGGCCGCGGCGTTCGCGGCCGCCTTCCTCTGCGCGCTTCCGGGCCCCGGCCCGGCCGCGGCCGCCTGCGTCACCGGCGACTGCCACGCCGGCCTCACCCGGCATCGGGTCCTCCACCCCCCCGCGGCCGAGGGGGAATGCACCGCCTGCCACGAGCCCACCGGAGCGCCGCACCCGGGCACGGGCCCGCCGGGCTTCCGGACCGCCGGAGAAGGGGGCGCCGCCCTCTGCGCCCGGTGCCACGAGAAAAGGGGGACGGGGAAGAACGTCCACGACCCGGTGGCCGCCGGCGACTGCACCGCCTGCCACGACCCCCACGGGGCCGAGACGGAGGGCCTGGTCAGGGCGGGCCCGGGCGGAGCCCCTGTCTGCCTCGACTGCCACGAGGCCGAGGCCTTCACCCGTGCGGCCGTCCACGGCCCGGTGGCCGCCGGCGACTGCACCGCCTGCCACGACCCCCACGAGTCCCCGGAACCGGCCCTCCTGCGCCGGAAGGGCCCGGCCCTCTGCTTCGGATGCCACTCGGACTTCGCCGCGGCCCTCGCCCGGGCCCCGGTGCGCCACACGGCCCTCGACCGGCGCGGCTGCACCGCCTGCCACGACCCTCACTCCGCCGCCCAGGGGCACCTCCTCCGGCGCCCCATGCCCGGCCTCTGCTTCGAGTGCCATCCGGCCATGGAGCGCACCTACCGCTCGGCCGCGGTGAAACACAAACCCCTCTACCGGGAGGAGAGCTGCGGCACCTGCCACGGGGCCCACTATGCCGACGCGCCGGGGCTTCTCCCGGAGAAGGAACTGGAGCTCTGCCTCGGCTGCCACGGAAAGGACGACGAGACCCGCTCGCATCCCCTCCGGAACATCCGGAAGGAGATCAAGGGAAAGCGGCACCTCCACGGCCCCCTGGCCGAGGGGCGCTGCTCGCCCTGCCACGAACCCCACGGGTCCGACAACTTCCGGCTCCTCACCGGCCCGTACCCGGCCGCCTTCTACGCCCCCTACGCCGACGGCACCTACGGCTTCTGCCTCCGGTGCCACGAGCGGAACCTCCTCCGCTTCGCCGAAACCACCCTCTATACCCGGTTCCGGGACGGAAAGCGGAACCTCCACGTCCGCCACACGGCCTCGGGGCGAAAGGGCCGGACCTGCCGGGCCTGCCACGCCCCCCACGCAGCCGACGCCCCGCATCTTCTCGCCGACGAGGGCGCCCCCTTCGGCGGCTGGCGGATCCCCCTCCGCTTCACGCCGCTGCCCGACGGCGGGCGCTGCGCCCCCGGCTGCCACCGGCCGCTGTCCTATTCCCGCTCGGGGAAGGGCGCCGCCGGAACCGGCCGGGGGAACACCCCGTAA